Within Pseudomonas brassicacearum, the genomic segment CGTGGGCTGCGCATCGGTGACCTGTTCCATCGTGAGCGTTTCGCCGCCAAGCTGGGCGAGTTGCTGGACTACCACAACTTCGTCCTGGTCAATTACTACAAAGAGCCGGCCATCGACTTCCAGAAAACCCTGGACGAGTGCATGGAGTACGCCGAGCTGCTCAAGCCGATGATGCTCGACGTCACGGCCGAGTTGCACGAGCTGCGTCGCGCCGGCAAGGACATCATGTTCGAAGGCGCCCAGGGTTCGCTGCTGGACATCGACCACGGTACCTACCCGTACGTCACCAGCTCCAACACCACCGCCGGCGGCATCGCCACCGGTTCGGGTTTCGGCCCGATGTACCTCGACTACATCCTGGGTATCACCAAGGCTTACACCACTCGCGTGGGTTCTGGTCCGTTCCCGACTGAGCTGTTCGACGACGTCGGCGCCTTCCTGGCCAAGCGTGGCCACGAGTTCGGTGCTACCACCGGCCGTGCCCGTCGTTGTGGCTGGTTCGATGCCGTCATCCTGCGTCGCGCTATCGACGTCAACAGCATCTCGGGCCTGTGCCTGACCAAGCTGGACGTGCTGGACGGCCTGGAAACCATCAACATCTGCGTGGGCTACAAGAACCAGGACGGTGCCGTCATCGACGCACCGACCGACGCGGACAGCTACATCGGCCTGGAGCCGGTGTACGAGCAGATGCCGGGCTGGACTGAATCGACCGTGGGCGCCAAGACCCTGGAAGAGCTGCCCGTGGCGGCCCGCAACTACATCAAGCGCGTCGAGGAGTTGGTCGGTGCGCCGATCGACATTATTTCGACGGGGCCGGACCGTAACGAAACCATCGTTCTGCGTCACCCATTTGCCTGATAAGTCGTTGATGTAAAACACAAAGGTCCCTCGTTTTGGGGCCTTTGTCGTATCTGCCTGCCGAGCGGCACGACCTTTGCTTCGCATCGTTAACAATAAGTACTTCTTTGAAGTGCCATCAAATTAATGGCGTTTAGTAGAGGGATTCCCCTGTGTCGGCCGTTCTCTCACTGTTACAAAGCCGTCTATTGCGGCCAGTGTTCGTTACCCTGGGTATCGCCCTTTTGGTGCAAGTGCTCGTAGCCGTCGCGCTGACTCGAAGCACGGTCACCGCGCTGGAGGCCGAATTAGAGGCCCGGCTAGGGGGTGACAGTCAGAAACTGTCTGATGAACTGGAGCAAGCTGGGCGTGAGGTCACCTCTAGTCTGGACAGTTTGTCTGCCAGCACTCGTCAGCGCCTCACCGCCGGTTTATCGACGCGCCTGAAAGACGAGCAGGCGCAATTGCGCACGACGCTCGAGAAATCGCTCAAGGATTCCGCCAATGATATGGCGCAACTCCTGGCCTCGGTCGCGCCACGCGCCATGTGGGACAGCGACATACCGACCCTCTCCGAATTCGCCCGCCGGGCCCAGCGCAACCCCAATGTGCTGTTCGTTATTTATGACGACGCCAGCGGTGAGCACCTGACCCGCTACCTGAATCGGCAAAACCCGATCAACAAGGCGCTGCTGGAAAAAGGCAAGGGCGAGCGGGCGTTGGACAAAGTGCTGGATGCGGCGAAGAGCGACCCGTCGGTGTATTACCTCGAAGCCTCGATCAGTCCCAATGGCGTAGAGATCGGTAAAGTCTTGATGGGGGTTTCCACGGCCGCCGTTGAAACCGACCTGAAGGCGCTGGACCAACGCTTCTCGGCCTTGATTGCCAGCGGCGACCAGTTGGTCGGCGATAGCCTAAAGGGGGCAGCGGCGGACAGCGCCACCGCCATGCGCGGTCGACTGGAGTCGGCCCAGGCCACTGCCACACAGATGCAGACCAACACCGCCAGCACCGTGCAGGAAGCGGCAGGCACCTTGCGCTGGCGCATCGGCCTGGGCCTGGCGCTGGTGGGCTTTGGTGTGCTGGTCTTGCTGGCCGTGGTGCTGGGGCGTCGGGTGGTCAATCGCTTGAAGTTGCTGATCGCGGCCATGAACGACCTGGCGGCAGGCGAGGGCGACCTGACCAAGCGTGTGCAAATCAACAGCAAGGACGAAATCGGCGACATGGCGTCGGCGGTCAATCGCTTTGTGGATAAGTTGCAACCTATCGTGCGCGAGGCGGGCGATGTGGCCCAGCGTACCGGTGTGGAAATCGGTGCGATGACCTTGCGCAACTCCGGTGCCGATGCGGCGGCCGGGATGCAGCGTGATGAAGTGGCCGAGAGCCTGCGTGCGCTGTCGCAAATGGCTGATGAGGCTCAGTCGGAAAGCCAGGCGATGCAGGCGGCCTTGCAGCAGGTGGTGGAGATCCGCCAGGCCACCGATGAAAACACCCGCACTTCGGCCAAGGTCGGGGGCTTGATCGAGGCGTTGGCCGGACAGGTCGACACTGGGGCGAAAGTGATCGAGCGGCTGGCGCAGCAGAGCGAACAGATCGAGGTGGTGTTGACGGTGATTCACGGCATCGCCGAGCAGACTAACCTGCTGGCCTTGAACGCGGCCATAGAGGCGGCGCGGGCCGGGGAAACCGGGCGGGGATTTGCCGTGGTGGCGGATGAGGTGCGGGCCTTGGCGAGCAAGACCCAAAGCTCAACGGGTGACATCCAGGCGCATATCGTGGCCTTGCAGCAGGGGGCTCGCGAGGCAGTGGCTGCTATCGGCCAGGCCGGGCGCCAGGCCAGTGAAGGTTTGTTGGTACTGCGAGACAGCGCGCGGTTGCAGCAGTCGGTGCAGGCGTCCGTAGAGCAGGTGCATGCGGCCATTGGTCTGGCGACTCAGGCCGCGGCCCATCAGGCCCAGGGCGCGCAAGCGGTGCGCGGGCGGGTGGAAACTATCCATGCCCAGGCCGAGAAAGCGGCTCAGGCCGTGGTCGAGACCACCGCCAGCGGCAAGGTGCTCGACAGCCTGGCGGCGCAGTTGAAGGCAAGCTTGGGGCAGTTCAGGGCTTGATCGGGCGGCTGGGCTGACCTCATCGCGAGCAAGCTCGCTCCCACAGGTGATTTTTAGTGGATACAGATTTTGTGTCCGGCATGAATCCCTTGTGTGCGAGCTTGCTCGCGATAGCGATGTCAGTGACTCGGATATATTTCCAGAGCCCAGAAACGCAAAAACCCGCTTTCGCGGGTTTCTGTGAAGTTCAAGGTTGTAACCTTGAAACTTGAATTGGTGCCCAGAAGAAGACTCGAACTTCCACGACCTTGCGGTCACCAGCACCTGAAGCTGGCGTGTCTACCAATTTCACCATCTGGGCAGCATCTTCAGCGTTGCCGCTGTTGATGTGGCGCACTATACGGAGCGCATTTTGATCTGTAAACCCCTGTTTTTGTTTTAGTAATTGCCAAATGCAATTGCAGGGGGGCAAAAATGCAAAAACCCGCTTTCGCGGGTTTTTGTTGAGCTGCCAGGTCATTGACCTGTTGCTCGAAATTGGTGCCCAGAAGAAGACTCGAACTTCCACGACCTTGCGGTCACCAGCACCTGAAGCTGGCGTGTCTACCAATTTCACCATCTGGGCAATATCGACATCGTGTGTACGTCGTCGATGGCGCGCACTATACGGAGCGTCTTTTTAACTGTAAACCCCTTCTGAGAAAAAAACCGCTAAATTTCACGAGCGGTGCTTTTCCGGGCTTCCAAGGCAGGCCAAATGTCTTTAGAAAAGCGATCGGATGCTTGAAATTTCCCGTTTCATTAAGCCTATGCCAAACTAACCCGCATATAGACAAGGTGAAAACTCTCTAATGGCCGATTGGCAGTCCCTCGATCCCGAGGCCGCTCGTGAAGCGGAAAAATATGAAAACCCTATTCCTAGCCGCGAACTGATCCTGGCGCATCTCGCCGATCGGGGTTCGCCTGCTAGCCGCGAGCAGTTGGTCGAAGAGTTCGGTCTGACCACCGAGGACCAACTCGAAGCCCTGCGCCGCCGTCTGCGCGCCATGGAGCGCGACGCTCAACTGATCTACACCCGGCGCGGCACCTATGCGCCGGTGGACAAGCTCGACCTGATCCTGGGCCGCATCGCCGGTCACCGTGACGGCTTCGGTTTCCTGATCCCGGACGACGGCAGCGACGACCTGTTCATGAGCCCGGCGCAAATGCGCCTGGTGTTCGACGGTGACCGGGCCCTGGCCCGTGTGTCCGGCCTGGATCGCCGCGGTCGTCGTGAAGGCGTGATCGTCGAAGTGGTGTCCCGTGCCCATGAAAGCATCGTCGGCCGTTACTTCGAAGAAGGCGGCATCGGCTTTGTCGTCCCGGACAACCCGAAGATCCAGCAGGAAGTGCTGGTCACTCCGGGCCGCAACGCCAACGCCCAGGTCGGTCAGTTCGTGGAGGTGAAGATCACCCACTGGCCAACCCCGCGCTTCCAGCCACAAGGCGATGTGGTGGAAGTGGTCGGCAACTACATGGCGCCAGGCATGGAAATCGACGTTGCCCTGCGCACCTATGACATTCCACACGTCTGGCCTGAGGCGGTCCTGAAAGAGGCGGCCAAGCTCAAGCCGGAAGTCGAAGAGAAAGACAAAGAGAAGCGCATCGACCTGCGTCACCTGCCGTTCGTCACCATCGACGGTGAAGACGCCCGGGACTTCGATGATGCGGTCTATTGCGAAGCCAAGCCTGGCAAGCTGCGCCTGTTCTCCGGCGGCTGGAAGTTGTACGTGGCCATTGCCGACGTCTCCAGCTACGTGAAGCTCGGTTCGGCGCTGGACGCCGAGGCCCAGGTACGCGGCAACTCGGTGTATTTCCCCGAGCGCGTCGTGCCGATGCTGCCTGAGCAACTGTCCAACGGGCTGTGCTCGCTCAATCCTCAGGTCGATCGCCTGGCCATGGTTTGCGAGATGACCATCTCCAAGTCCGGCGAAATGACCGACTACTGCTTCTACGAAGCGGTGATCCATTCCCACGCCCGCCTGACCTACAACAAGGTCAGCGCGATGCTGGAGACGCCGAAGCTGGCCGAGTCGCGCAAGCTGCGTGGCGAATACACCGATGTCGTGCCGCACCTCAAGCAGCTCTATTCGCTGTACAAGGTGCTGCTGGGGGCGCGTCATGTGCGTGGTGCGATCGATTTCGAAACCCAGGAAACCCGGATCATCTTCGGTACCGAGCGCAAGATCGCCGAAATCCGTCCGACCGTTCGCAACGACGCGCACAAACTGATCGAGGAATGCATGCTGGCGGCCAACGTGGCCACCGCCGAGTTCCTGAAGAAGCACGAGATTCCTGCGTTGTACCGGGTCCACGACGGTCCGCCGCCGGAGCGCCTGGAAAAACTGCGGGCGTTCCTGGGTGAGCTGGGCCTTTCCTTGCACAAGGGCAAGGAAGGTCCGTCGCCCAAGGATTACCAGGCCCTGCTGGCGAGTATCAAGGACCGTCCGGATTTCCATCTGATCCAGACCGTCATGCTGCGCTCGTTGAGCCAGGCGGTGTACAGCGCCGACAACCAAGGCCACTTCGGCCTGAATTACGAAGCCTATACCCACTTCACTTCGCCGATCCGCCGCTACCCCGACCTGCTCACGCACCGGGCGATTCGCAGCGTGATCCATTCGAAGATGAACACCCCGCACGTCAAGCGTGCCGGTGCGATGACCATTCCGAAGGCGCGTATCTATCCGTACGATGAAGCGGCCCTGGAGCAGCTTGGTGAGCAATGCTCGATGAGCGAGCGGCGCGCCGACGAAGCGACGCGCGACGTGGTGAACTGGCTCAAGTGCGAATACATGAAGGATCGCGTGGGCGAGTCGTTCCCGGGCGTGATCACCGCCGTGACCGGTTTCGGCCTGTTCGTCGAACTGACCGATATCTATGTCGAAGGCCTGGTGCATGTCACCGCGCTGCCGGGCGACTACTATCACTTCGACCCTGTGCATCACCGTCTGGCGGGCGAGCGCACCGGGCGCAGCTTCCGTCTTGGCGATACCGTCGAAGTGCGGGTGATGCGCGTCGACCTCGACGAACGCAAGATCGACTTCGAGATGGCGGAAAAAACCATCAGCGCGCCGATCGGCCGCAAGAAACGCGGTACCGAAACCACGGCGCCTGCGGCCAAGACTGCCGCCGAGCCAGCATCGTCCAGGTCTGGGCGTCGCGGTGCGGCCAAGGAAAAGGTAGTCGAAGCCTATCGTCCGAGCGATGCGGCGGCAAAAAACGCTGAGCTGCGCAAAAGTCGTGAAATGAAGCAGGCGTTGCTGGCCGAAGCCAAGAACGGTGGTAAAGCGGCGTCTGGGGGAAAGGCTGGAAGGTCGGCCCCGGACAAGGCGACCAGCAAGCCGAGCAAACACCGTAAAGGCCCGCCGAAAGCGGGCTCGGCCCCAGCCAAGAGCGGCGGGGCGCGTAAACCCAAGGCCAAGTCATGAGTCAGTTGGAAAAAATCTACGGCGTGCATGCCGTGGAGGCGTTGTTGCGTCATCACCCCAAGCGGGTCAAGCAGATCTGGTTGGCGGAGGGGCGTAGCGATCCACGCGTCCAGACGCTGATCGAGCTGGCCAGCGAAAGCCGCGTTGCGGTGGGCCAGGCCGAGCGGCGCGAGATGGACGCCTGGGTCGAAGGCGTGCACCAGGGCGTCGTGGCCGAGGTCAGCCCGAGCCAGGTCTGGGGCGAGGCGATGCTCGACGAACTGCTCGATCGCACCGAAGGCGCTCCCCTGCTGCTGGTGCTGGACGGCGTGACCGACCCGCATAACCTTGGCGCTTGCCTGCGTTCGGCAGATGCGGCCGGTGCGTTGGCGGTGATCGTGCCTAAAGACAAGTCGGCAACCTTGACGCCAGTGGTGCGCAAGGTGGCCTGCGGCGCGACGGAAGTGATTCCGCTGGTGGCGGTGACCAACCTGGCGCGCACCCTGGAAAAACTCCAGCAGCGCGGCTTGTGGGTGGTCGGTACGGCGGGCGAGGCCGAGGTCAGTATTTACGACCAGGACCTGACGGGCCCGACGATCCTGATCATGGGGGCCGAAGGCAAGGGCATGCGCCGCCTGACCCGCGAGCACTGCGATTACCTGGTCAAGCTGCCGATGGCCGGCAGCGTCAGTAGCCTCAACGTTTCGGTCGCGACCGGTGTGTGCCTGTTCGAAGCGTTGCGCCAGCGCAGCGTCAAGGCTGTCGCCAAAAAGCCCTGACATACCCTTGTAGGAGCTGACGAGTGCAACGAGGCTGCGATCTTGTCCCTGACACTTGAGTCTCAAGCGAAAGATCAGGATCAAAAGATCGCAGCCTTCGGCAGCTCCTACATTGTTCAGCTTCGCAATCGTCGGTGGTTGTTCAAATAATCGCCAATTGCCTTGCACCTCCCTCGGCCCTTCTCTACAATTGCGCCCCTTGCTGTGATGGCAGGCACTTATGTGTCTAGCGTCCACAAGTCCATAAGTGTCATTCACTCCTTGTCTGACCGTTTTTGAGCGGCAGGCTACAACCCGTAAGGAGCATTCATGCGTCATTACGAAATCATCTTTTTGGTCCACCCGGATCAAAGCGAGCAAGTCGGCGGCATGGTTGAGCGTTACACCAAGCTGATCGAAGAAGACGGCGGCAAAATCCACCGTCTGGAAGATTGGGGCCGTCGTCAACTGGCCTACGCAATCAACAATGTTCACAAGGCTCACTACGTGATGCTGAACGTTGAGTGCACTGGCAAGGCCCTGGCCGAGCTGGAAGACAACTTCCGCTACAACGATGCAGTGATCCGTAACCTGGTCATCCGTCGCGAAGAAGCCGTCACCGGCCAATCCGAGATGCTCAAGGCTGAAGAAAACCGCAGTGAGCGCCGTGAGCGTCGCGACCGTCCTGAGCACTCTGACAGCGCCGATGGCGATGACAGCGATAGCGACAGCGACAACAGCGATAACGCTGACGAGTAATCCACGGACCTTTTAAGGAGCCAATCACATGGCACGTTTCTTCCGTCGTCGTAAATTCTGCCGCTTCACCGCTGAAGACGTGAAAGAGATCGATTACAAAGATCTCAACACTCTGAAAGCCTACGTATCCGAGACCGGCAAAATCGTTCCAAGCCGTATCACCGGTACCAAAGCTCGTTATCAGCGTCAGCTGGCCACCGCTATCAAGCGCGCCCGCTTCCTGGCCCTGCTGGCCTACACCGACAGCCACGGCCGCTGAGACCGGGCAGTCGACGAGTAGTAAGGGATTGAATGCATGCGCGCCTTAGCTGACTTCATCATGCGGGGACGTGTGCAGGCCACGTTGGTTGTGGCCGGATCCGCGGCATTGCCGCTGTTGTTCTGGTTGAGTGCCGCCGCTGGGTGCCTTGTGCTCCTGCGGCGCGGTTCGGACGCCTTGAGCGTCCTGGGTATCGGGTTGTTGTCAGCGTTGGTGAGCTGGTACTTCCTGAAGGACCCGACAACACTTTTGGTGTTGCTCGGGGCTTGTGGCCTGGCGTTGGTTTTGCGCGCCGGACATACCTGGAACCGCGTGCTGCTGTGCAGCGTGGCCGTGGGGTTGTTGTGTGCGGTGAGTCTGGGAGCTGTATTCAGCTCCTTCATCGAGTCACTGGCGCAGACGTTCGAACACGTCCTGCCGCTGGCGATGGGTGAGGTCTACGAGACATTCTCGGCAGACCAGAAGGCGTCTCTCACCGCCCTGAGCGCTCCGCTGATGATCATTTCGATAGCGTCTTCGCTGCAGATCTTTAGCGTGCTGTGCCTGATTCTTGGGCGCTATTGGCAGGCGTTGTTGTATAACCCCGGTGGTTTCGGTCGCGAATTTCGCGCCATCCGATTCCCCAAGAGCGTGGCGCTGTCACTGCTGGCCGTCATGTGTGTGGCTCCGTTTTTCGGGCTGCATGCACTGATCCTGTTGCCGTTGTGCAGTGTACCGCTGGTCTTCGCCGGCCTGGCTCTGATTCACGGGCTGGTGGCGCAGAAGCGACTGGCCACGTTCTGGCTGGTGGGGTTGTACGTGACGTTGTTGCCTTTCATGCACTTGCTCGGTCCGTTGCTCGTGGTCATGGCCATCGTCGACAGCCTGATTGATTTTCGCGGTCGTATGGCGCCGAAAGACGCCGACAACGCGAACGGTGAAGGTTAAAAGTTAGAGGATTTTCACATGCAACTGATCCTTCTGGAAAAAGTCACCAACCTGGGCAACCTGGGTGACAAAGTAAACGTTAAGGCCGGCTACGGTCGTAACTACCTGCTGCCTTACGGCAAAGCCACCGCTGCGACCGCTGCCAACCTGGCTGCGTTCGAAGAGCGTCGTGCTGAGCTGGAAAAAGCCGCTGCCGACCGTAAAACTTCGGCTGAAGACCGTGCTGCCCAACTGGCCGAGCTGGAAGTGACCATCACTGCCACCGCTGGCGACGAAGGCAAGCTGTTCGGTTCGATCGGTACTCACGACATCGCTGACGCACTGACCGCCTCCGGCGTTGAAGTGGCGAAAAGCGAAGTTCGTCTGCCGAACGGCACCATCCGCAACGTAGGTGAATTCGACGTAGCCGTGCACCTGCACGCCGAAGTTGAAGCCACCGTACGCGTTGTCGTGGTAGCAGCCTAAGCAATACCTGTCGGCTGGCACCCTCGGGTGCTTGCCGGTAACATCGGGCACGATCCTGTTTACAGGTCGTGCCCTTTGTCTTTCTGCAATTCCTGATTTTCATAACCAGAAGTGGCCATGAACGAAATCACCGCTCCCGAGCAATACGATCTGCAAACCGCTGCCCTGAAGGTACCTCCGCATTCCATCGAGGCCGAACAGGCCGTGCTCGGTGGCCTGATGCTGGACAATAACGCCTGGGAGCGTGTGCTCGATCAAGTCTCCGACGGCGATTTCTACCGGCATGACCACCGCCTGATTTTCCGTGCGATCGCCCGTCTGGCCGATCAGAACATGCCGATCGACGTCGTCACCCTGGCCGAGCAATTGGACAAGGAAGGGCAGACGTCCCAGGTCGGCGGCCTCGGTTACCTGGGCGAACTGGCGAAAAACACGCCGTCTGTCGCCAACATCAAGGCCTATGCCCAGATCGTGCGCGAGCGGGCGACCTTGCGCCAATTGATCGGTATCAGCACCGAGATCGCCGACAGCGCCTTCAACCCGGAAGGCCGCACTGCCGCCGAGATCCTTGACGAAGCCGAACGGCAGATCTTCCAGATCGCCGAGGCCCGCCCGAAGACCGGCGGGCCGGTGAGCGTCAACGACTTGCTGACCAAGGCCATCGACCGCATCGACACCTTGTTCAACACGGACAACGCCATCACCGGCCTGTCTACCGGTTACACCGACCTCGACGAGAAGACCAGCGGCCTGCAACCGTCCGACCTGATCATCGTCGCCGGCCGTCCGTCCATGGGTAAGACCACCTTTGCGATGAACCTGGTGGAAAACGCCGTGCTGCGCAGCGACAAGGCGGTGCTGGTGTACTCCCTCGAGATGCCAGGCGAATCGCTGATCATGCGTATGCTTTCGTCCCTGGGGCGTATCGACCAGACCAAGGTCCGTTCCGGCCAATTGGAAGACGATGACTGGCCGCGCCTTACCTCGGCGGTCAACCTGCTCAACGACCGCAAGCTGTTCATCGACGATACGGCCGGTATCAGCCCGTCGGAAATGCGCGCCCGTACCCGTCGCCTGGTGCGTGAGCACGGTGACATCGCACTGATCATGATCGACTACCTGCAGTTGATGCAGATCCCCGGTTCCAGCGGCGACAACCGGACCAACGAGATTTCCGAAATCTCCCGTTCCCTCAAGGCCCTGGCCAAGGAATTCAACTGCCCGGTGGTGGCACTTTCCCAGTTGAACCGTTCCCTGGAACAGCGCCCCAACAAGCGTCCGGTGAACTCCGACTTGCGAGAATCCGGAGCGATCGAGCAGGACGCCGACGTCATCATGTTCGTGTACCGCGACGAGGTATATCACCCCGAGACGGAGCACAAGGGCATTGCCGAAATCATCATCGGCAAACAGCGGAACGGCCCGATCGGCTTCATTCGCCTGGCGTTCATCGGTAAGTACACCCGGTTCGAGAACCTGGCGCCGGGTAGCTACAATTTTGATGACGACGAGTAACCTGTTCGGCATCTCTTGAGGCAAACCCCTTTTTCAGAAGGTTGTGCTTCTCCTGTGGGAGCGAGCTTGCTCGCGATGGCGGTATAACAGTCAACACATGCATTGAGTGGGCTGACCCCCTCGCGAGCAAGCTCGCTCCCCCATGTGATGTGCAGTGCGCGACCAATTTCCGACCATAGCCGTCGGAATTGGTTATTTTTTGTGCTATATTCCGCGCCCGCGATTTTTCATCTTTTATACCGGTTATCGACATGCAAGCAGCCAAGCCGTTATTTGACTATCCCAAGTACTGGGCCGAGTGTTTCGGCCCAGCGCCGTTCCTGCCCATGAGCAGGGAGGAGATGGATCAGCTCGGCTGGGATTCGTGCGACATCATCATCGTGACCGGTGATGCCTACGTCGATCACCCGTCGTTCGGCATGGCGATCATTGGCCGTTTGCTGGAAGCCCAGGGCTTTCGCGTCGGGATCATTGCCCAGCCGAACTGGCAGTCCAAAGATGACTTCATGAAGCTTGGCGAGCCCAACCTGTTTTTCGGTGTCGCGGCCGGCAACATGGACTCGATGATCAACCGCTACACCGCCGACAAGAAGATTCGCTCCGACGACGCCTACACCCCGGGTGGCATGGCGGGCAAGCGGCCGGACCGTGCGAGCCTGGTCTACAGCCAGCGCTGCAAGGAAGCCTACAAGCATGTGCCGATCGTGCTCGGTGGCATCGAAGCCTCGCTGCGCCGAATCGCTCACTACGATTACTGGCAGGACCGTGTGCGCAACTCGATCCTGATCGACGCTTGCGCCGACATCCTGCTCTACGGCAACGCCGAGCGGGCGATTGTCGAAGTCGCCCAGCGCCTGTCCTACGGCCACAAGATCGAAGACATCACCGACGTGCGCGGCACGGCCTTTATCCGTCGTGACACGCCGCAAGGCTGGTACGAAGTCGACTCCACGCGCATCGACCGTCCGGGCAAGATCGACAAGATCATCAACCCGTATGTGAACACCCAGGACACTGCTGCTTGCGCGATCGAGCAGGAGAAGGGGCCGGTCGAGGATCCGAGCGAAGCCAAGGTCGTGCAGATCCTGGCGAGCCCGAAAATGACCCGCGACAAAACCGTGATCCGTCTGCCATCGGTGGAAAAGGTTCGTGGCGATGCGGTGCTCTACGCCCACGCCAACCGCGTGCTTCACCTGGAAACCAACCCAGGCAATGCCCGCGCCCTGGTGCAGAAGCACGGCGAAGTCGATGTCTGGTTCAACCCGCCGCCCATTCCGATGACCACCGAAGAAATGGACTACGTGTTTGGCATGCCTTACGCACGTGTCCCCCATCCGGCGTACGGCAAGGAGAAGATCCCTGCCTACGAGATGATCCGTTTCTCGGTGAACATCATGCGTGGCTGCTTCGGTGGCTGCACCTTCTGCTCGATCACCGAGCACGAAGGCCGGATCATCCAGAACCGTTCCGAAGAGTCGATCATCCGCGAGATCGAAGAGATCCGCGACAAGGTCCCGGGTTTCACCGGGGTCATTTCCGATCTCGGCGGCCCGACCGCGAACATGTACCGCATCGCCTGCAAGAGCCCGGAAATCGAATCCGCGTGCCGCAAGCCGTCGTGTGTGTTCCCCGGCATCTGCCCGAACCTGAACACTGACCATTCTTCGCTGATCCAGCTGTACCGCAGCGCCCGGGCGTTGCCTGGGGTGAAGAAGATCCTGATTGCCTCGGGCCTGCGTTACGACCTGGCGGTCGAGTCGCCGGAATACGTCAAGGAACTGGTGACCCATCACGTCGGCGGTTACCTGAAGATCGCTCCGGAGCACACCGAGGAAGGCCCGCTCAACCAGATGATGAAGCCGGGCATCGGCAGCTATGACAAATTCAAGCGGATGTTCGAGAAGTACACCAAGGAAGCCGGGAAAGAGCAGTACCTGATTCCGTACTTCATCGCCGCCCACCCGGGCACCACCGACGAAGACATGATGAACCTGGCGCTGTGGCTCAAGGGCAACGGCTTCCGGGCCGACCAGGTGCAAGCGTTCTATCCGTCACCGATGGCCACGGCCACGGCGATGTACCACTCGGGCAAGAACCCGCTGCGCAAGGTCACCTACAAGAGCGACGCGGTGACCATCGTCAAGAGCGAGGAGCAGCGCCGCCTGCACAAGGCCTTCCTGCGTTATCACGACCCCAAGGGTTGGCCGATGCTGCGCGAAGCGCTGACCCGCATGGGCCGCGCCGACCTGATCGGGCCGGGCAAGAACCAATTGATTCCGTTGCACCAGCCGGCCACCGACAGCTACCAGAGCGCCCGTCGCAAGAACTCGACGCCAGCCGGCAGCCACAAGGTAGGCAAGGAAACCACCAAGATCCTGACCCAGCACACCGGCCTGCCACCGCGCGCCAGCGACGGCGGCAACCCGTGGGACAAGCGCGAGCAGGCCAAGGCCGCGGCATTCGCCCGCAACCAGCAGGCCGCCAAGGAACGCAAGGACGCCGCCAAGGGCAAGGGACCGAAGCCGGCGCGCAAGCCTGTCGTGCCGCGCTGATCGCCCTGCCACCTCGCAAAACGCCAGCCTAAGTGCTGGCGTTTTGCTTTCTAGCGGCGGTGCTGGCCGTTTGTTATCGTGGCGCCCGCGTAGCCCTTGTGGCGACGGAGCTTGCTCCCGCTCGGCGGCGCAGACGCTGTGTAGGAGCTATGTAGGAACTATGTAGGAGCTGTGTAGGAGCGGTGTAGGAGCTGTCGAGTGCAACGAGGCTGCGATCTTTCTCCAGACACTTAAATCTCAAGCGAAAGATCAAAAGATCAAAAGATCGCAGCCTTCGGCAGCTCCTACAGGGCATAGCCCAGCGGGAGCAAGGTCCAGTGTGGATAAATTCTCCCCCTCCGATTCTCAAGGACGATTCATAT encodes:
- the rpsR gene encoding 30S ribosomal protein S18, with the translated sequence MARFFRRRKFCRFTAEDVKEIDYKDLNTLKAYVSETGKIVPSRITGTKARYQRQLATAIKRARFLALLAYTDSHGR
- the dnaB gene encoding replicative DNA helicase — translated: MNEITAPEQYDLQTAALKVPPHSIEAEQAVLGGLMLDNNAWERVLDQVSDGDFYRHDHRLIFRAIARLADQNMPIDVVTLAEQLDKEGQTSQVGGLGYLGELAKNTPSVANIKAYAQIVRERATLRQLIGISTEIADSAFNPEGRTAAEILDEAERQIFQIAEARPKTGGPVSVNDLLTKAIDRIDTLFNTDNAITGLSTGYTDLDEKTSGLQPSDLIIVAGRPSMGKTTFAMNLVENAVLRSDKAVLVYSLEMPGESLIMRMLSSLGRIDQTKVRSGQLEDDDWPRLTSAVNLLNDRKLFIDDTAGISPSEMRARTRRLVREHGDIALIMIDYLQLMQIPGSSGDNRTNEISEISRSLKALAKEFNCPVVALSQLNRSLEQRPNKRPVNSDLRESGAIEQDADVIMFVYRDEVYHPETEHKGIAEIIIGKQRNGPIGFIRLAFIGKYTRFENLAPGSYNFDDDE
- a CDS encoding YgiQ family radical SAM protein encodes the protein MQAAKPLFDYPKYWAECFGPAPFLPMSREEMDQLGWDSCDIIIVTGDAYVDHPSFGMAIIGRLLEAQGFRVGIIAQPNWQSKDDFMKLGEPNLFFGVAAGNMDSMINRYTADKKIRSDDAYTPGGMAGKRPDRASLVYSQRCKEAYKHVPIVLGGIEASLRRIAHYDYWQDRVRNSILIDACADILLYGNAERAIVEVAQRLSYGHKIEDITDVRGTAFIRRDTPQGWYEVDSTRIDRPGKIDKIINPYVNTQDTAACAIEQEKGPVEDPSEAKVVQILASPKMTRDKTVIRLPSVEKVRGDAVLYAHANRVLHLETNPGNARALVQKHGEVDVWFNPPPIPMTTEEMDYVFGMPYARVPHPAYGKEKIPAYEMIRFSVNIMRGCFGGCTFCSITEHEGRIIQNRSEESIIREIEEIRDKVPGFTGVISDLGGPTANMYRIACKSPEIESACRKPSCVFPGICPNLNTDHSSLIQLYRSARALPGVKKILIASGLRYDLAVESPEYVKELVTHHVGGYLKIAPEHTEEGPLNQMMKPGIGSYDKFKRMFEKYTKEAGKEQYLIPYFIAAHPGTTDEDMMNLALWLKGNGFRADQVQAFYPSPMATATAMYHSGKNPLRKVTYKSDAVTIVKSEEQRRLHKAFLRYHDPKGWPMLREALTRMGRADLIGPGKNQLIPLHQPATDSYQSARRKNSTPAGSHKVGKETTKILTQHTGLPPRASDGGNPWDKREQAKAAAFARNQQAAKERKDAAKGKGPKPARKPVVPR
- the rplI gene encoding 50S ribosomal protein L9, with the protein product MQLILLEKVTNLGNLGDKVNVKAGYGRNYLLPYGKATAATAANLAAFEERRAELEKAAADRKTSAEDRAAQLAELEVTITATAGDEGKLFGSIGTHDIADALTASGVEVAKSEVRLPNGTIRNVGEFDVAVHLHAEVEATVRVVVVAA